One Halarcobacter ebronensis genomic window carries:
- a CDS encoding ATP phosphoribosyltransferase regulatory subunit, with translation MIFEHEIPKGSRLYFGKSAKAKRELEYKISTLLDQRGFEEIVSPNFSYSQHQSIANERKLIKFSDEQNEQVSLRADSTLDVVRIITKRLGRATDHKKWFYVQPIFTYPSSEEYQIGCEWICHDNIVDILNLTGDILELLEIDPILQLSNINIPKLVAKEVDVDIELFKKGEIAKLLSLKIDWLNELIKVKDIDDLQKSIELVPAVIKKELEKLLASAKAVSYKNLVIAPLYHGSLKYYDDVYYRVIQDNYVICKGGKYSSEGISSLGFALYTDSLLKILED, from the coding sequence ATGATATTTGAACACGAAATACCAAAAGGTAGTAGATTATATTTTGGTAAATCTGCAAAAGCTAAAAGAGAGTTAGAGTATAAAATAAGTACCCTTTTAGATCAAAGAGGGTTTGAAGAGATAGTCTCTCCAAATTTTTCATACTCGCAACACCAATCAATTGCAAATGAAAGAAAACTAATAAAGTTTTCTGATGAGCAAAATGAACAAGTATCTTTAAGAGCTGACTCAACACTTGATGTGGTAAGAATTATTACTAAAAGATTAGGAAGAGCAACAGACCATAAAAAATGGTTTTATGTTCAACCTATCTTTACTTATCCTTCATCTGAAGAGTATCAAATAGGTTGTGAATGGATTTGCCATGATAATATCGTTGATATTTTAAATTTAACTGGAGATATTCTAGAGTTATTAGAGATTGATCCAATTTTACAACTGTCAAATATCAATATACCAAAGCTTGTGGCAAAAGAGGTAGATGTGGATATTGAACTTTTTAAAAAAGGTGAGATAGCAAAACTTTTGAGTTTAAAAATTGATTGGCTTAATGAGTTAATCAAAGTAAAAGATATAGACGATTTGCAAAAAAGTATAGAGTTGGTACCTGCTGTTATTAAAAAAGAGCTGGAAAAATTATTGGCTTCAGCTAAAGCAGTATCATATAAAAACCTTGTAATTGCACCACTTTATCATGGAAGTTTAAAGTATTATGATGATGTATACTACAGAGTAATACAAGATAATTATGTAATATGCAAAGGTGGAAAATATAGTTCTGAAGGGATTAGTTCTTTGGGATTTGCACTTTATACAGATAGTTTATTAAAAATATTAGAGGATTGA
- a CDS encoding YceI family protein: MKLIKTGIASTLAASALFAGTYNVDTAHSHVGFKVKHLMISNVSGKFNKFDGSFEYDEKSGKITALNGVVDASSINTEDQKRDGHLKSADFFDVAKYPNITFKVSKVDDDKAYGKLTIKDVTKDVVFDVETTGTATDPWGNKRVGLEISGKINREDFGLTWNQALEAGGVLVGETIKINAELEGVLAK, from the coding sequence ATGAAATTAATTAAAACAGGAATAGCTTCAACGCTTGCAGCATCTGCACTATTTGCAGGAACATACAATGTGGATACAGCACACTCACATGTTGGGTTTAAAGTAAAACACTTAATGATCTCTAATGTATCAGGTAAATTTAATAAATTTGATGGTTCATTTGAATATGACGAAAAAAGTGGAAAAATTACAGCACTTAATGGTGTAGTAGATGCATCATCTATTAACACTGAAGATCAAAAAAGAGATGGTCACCTAAAATCTGCTGATTTTTTTGATGTAGCTAAATATCCAAATATCACATTTAAAGTATCAAAAGTTGATGATGATAAAGCATATGGAAAACTTACAATTAAAGATGTAACAAAAGATGTAGTGTTTGATGTAGAGACAACTGGAACAGCAACTGATCCTTGGGGAAATAAAAGAGTTGGTCTTGAAATTTCTGGAAAAATCAATAGAGAAGACTTTGGATTAACTTGGAATCAAGCTTTAGAAGCAGGTGGAGTTTTAGTTGGAGAAACAATTAAAATAAATGCTGAGCTTGAAGGTGTTTTAGCAAAATAA
- a CDS encoding adenylosuccinate synthase, with product MSKADLIVGIQWGDEGKGKMVDMLAQNYDIVCRSQGGHNAGHTIWVDGVRYALHLIPSGVLNPKAINIIGNGVVLSPESIIKEMEQFEHLEGRLFISDKAHLNLEYHAQIDQAKERLKGDKAIGTTGKGIGPAYAEKISRTGFRVGELLNPEKLTNDIIAYFEENRAIFDVLKIATPTKSELFATLKSYKDKLEPYIANTTKMIWEAIDQDKKILLEGAQGTLLDIDHGTYPYVTSSSCVSAGACTGLGINPKDIGIVTGIVKAYTTRVGNGPFPSEDFTEEGQKIAQIGKEVGVTTGRARRCGWFDAIAVKHAARLNGCDQLSLMKLDVLDGFPRVKICVAYEIDGEKIDYMPSNLEGVKPVYEEFEGWDSVVGCREFEALPENAKKYINKIEELTGVKVGIISTSPEREDTIIRG from the coding sequence ATGAGTAAAGCTGATTTAATTGTTGGTATTCAATGGGGAGATGAAGGAAAAGGTAAGATGGTTGACATGCTTGCCCAAAACTATGATATTGTTTGTAGAAGCCAAGGTGGGCACAATGCAGGTCATACTATTTGGGTAGATGGAGTAAGATACGCACTTCACCTTATCCCTTCTGGAGTTTTAAATCCAAAAGCCATAAATATCATAGGTAATGGAGTTGTTTTATCTCCTGAATCAATTATAAAAGAGATGGAACAATTTGAACATCTAGAGGGAAGACTTTTTATCTCAGATAAAGCACACTTAAATTTAGAGTATCATGCACAAATTGACCAAGCAAAAGAGAGACTAAAAGGTGACAAAGCAATAGGAACAACTGGAAAAGGTATTGGACCAGCTTATGCAGAGAAGATAAGTAGAACAGGTTTTAGAGTTGGTGAACTTCTAAATCCAGAAAAACTTACAAACGATATTATTGCTTATTTTGAAGAAAACAGAGCTATATTTGATGTTTTAAAAATTGCAACACCAACAAAAAGTGAGCTTTTTGCAACTCTAAAATCTTATAAAGATAAGTTAGAACCATATATTGCAAATACCACAAAAATGATTTGGGAAGCAATTGATCAAGATAAAAAAATTTTATTAGAGGGAGCTCAAGGTACTCTTTTGGATATTGACCATGGAACATATCCTTATGTGACTTCGTCATCTTGTGTTAGTGCAGGGGCTTGTACAGGTCTTGGAATTAATCCAAAAGATATTGGAATTGTAACTGGAATTGTAAAAGCATATACAACAAGAGTAGGAAATGGACCTTTCCCTTCAGAAGATTTTACAGAAGAGGGACAAAAAATTGCCCAAATTGGAAAAGAGGTTGGAGTAACAACAGGTAGAGCAAGAAGATGTGGTTGGTTTGATGCTATTGCAGTTAAACATGCTGCAAGGCTAAATGGGTGTGACCAACTATCTTTAATGAAACTTGATGTTCTAGATGGATTTCCAAGGGTAAAAATATGCGTAGCATATGAGATAGATGGTGAAAAAATAGATTATATGCCATCAAACTTAGAGGGTGTAAAACCTGTTTATGAAGAGTTTGAAGGTTGGGACAGTGTAGTTGGATGTAGAGAGTTTGAAGCACTTCCAGAAAATGCAAAGAAATATATCAATAAAATTGAAGAGTTAACTGGTGTGAAAGTGGGTATTATTTCGACATCACCAGAGAGAGAAGATACTATTATTAGGGGATAA
- a CDS encoding NADPH-dependent FMN reductase yields the protein MVLIFVASLNENVKLAKRIEEELNSKNIETKTINLVEFNLPMFDTNKLQNGIPQKAQDLFEEMNNATGYVFVSPEYNFNVPPILVNMIAWVSRIGEDYRKTFTMKKIQLATHSGAGGQDFLNSFRNQLTKLGAVVAPREIIATYSKNVEDDSLKKVLEQYREFL from the coding sequence ATGGTATTAATTTTTGTAGCAAGTTTGAATGAAAATGTAAAATTAGCAAAAAGAATCGAAGAAGAGTTAAATAGTAAAAATATAGAGACAAAAACAATAAATTTGGTTGAGTTTAATCTACCAATGTTTGATACAAATAAACTTCAAAATGGAATTCCTCAAAAAGCACAAGATCTTTTTGAAGAGATGAATAACGCAACAGGATATGTTTTTGTATCTCCTGAATACAACTTTAATGTACCACCAATTCTAGTAAATATGATTGCATGGGTTAGTAGAATTGGAGAAGATTATAGAAAAACATTTACAATGAAAAAAATTCAGTTAGCAACACATTCAGGTGCTGGAGGACAAGATTTTTTAAACTCTTTTAGAAATCAATTAACAAAACTTGGAGCTGTTGTTGCACCAAGAGAGATTATTGCTACTTATTCAAAAAATGTAGAAGATGATAGTTTAAAAAAAGTTTTAGAACAATATAGAGAATTTTTATAA
- a CDS encoding efflux RND transporter permease subunit, translating into MMGAFFINRPIFAWVISIIIMLGGLASIYKLPVAQYPDIAPPTIRISTTYTGASAETVENSVTQLLEQQLTGLDGLLYFSSTSSSSGEVRIEVSFEQGTDPDTAQVQVQNKVSQVTTRLPKSVQEEGVVVTKSQKDYLMIASIYDETDNSTASDVSDYLTSNIQDAVARVQGVGSVRVFGSQYAMRIWLDPSKLHSYNLMPSDIATAVKNQNVQVSAGSIGSLPSLPNQQLNATVTAESKLQTPEEFENIIIKYDSNGAIVHLSDVARVEIGNESYKAISRLNKHPSSGLAVMLSSGANALSTAERVKSVLASLQHSMPDGYKIAYPVDSTKFIRISIEEVVKTLIEAIILVVLVVFIFLQSWRATIIPTIAVPVVLLGTFGILQIFGYSINTLTMFGMVLSIGLLVDDAIVVIENVERIMREKGISAREATIQSMKEVSTVLVGIAAVLSAVFLPMAFFDGSTGVIYRQFSITIVSSMLLSVVVALTLTPALCASLLNSNHLDSKSGFFKWFNSSFHSMTKKYEKSVSKILKEPIRWAFIYVVLVASMLVLIYRLPTSFLPLEDQGRVMAQISLPEGASMKRTQEVIKGVENYFLTKEKDSVENVFTISGFNFSGSGQNAGMVFLSLKDWEERDSSTNSAGAIVNRANKELSKIRDASIFALNPPSIRGLGNSNGFTFQLQATAGTNRETLKEMRDTLLVNASNNPLLTGVRLGSFTETPQLHVNIDHKKAVSLGVNLSDIDSVLNTAWAGTYINDFIDRGRVKKVYMQGDAPFRSEPDDLNKWYVSNNAGEDMTPFSSFATTKWSYGPESLSRYNGLAAYEIQGSGAPGISSGIAMEEMEKLEKELPKGTTSSWSGLSYQEKQSSGQSIFLYAVSILVVFLCLAALYESWSIPFSVLLVIPLGVIGAVAITTLRGLDNDVYFQVALLTVIGLSSKNAILIVEFVEMSYKKGHSLMEAAIEGARLRFRPILMTSIAFIVGVLPLAVSTGAGANSRIAIGTGIVGGTLSATILGVFMIPLFFIFVTSIFRKNKEIELNSIKNGELTNENK; encoded by the coding sequence ATAATGGGAGCTTTTTTTATAAATAGACCCATTTTTGCATGGGTTATTTCAATTATAATTATGTTAGGTGGCTTAGCCTCTATTTATAAACTACCTGTAGCCCAATACCCAGATATTGCACCTCCTACAATAAGAATCTCAACTACTTATACAGGTGCATCTGCTGAGACAGTTGAAAATAGTGTTACTCAATTGTTAGAGCAACAATTAACTGGACTTGATGGTTTATTATATTTCTCATCAACAAGTTCCTCTTCAGGAGAAGTAAGAATTGAAGTCTCTTTTGAACAAGGAACAGATCCAGATACTGCACAAGTCCAAGTTCAGAACAAAGTTTCTCAAGTAACTACAAGGTTACCAAAATCTGTACAAGAGGAAGGAGTTGTTGTTACAAAATCACAAAAAGATTATTTGATGATTGCTTCAATTTATGATGAGACCGATAACTCAACTGCTTCTGATGTGTCTGATTATTTAACAAGTAATATTCAAGATGCCGTGGCAAGGGTTCAAGGAGTAGGAAGTGTGCGGGTTTTTGGTTCTCAATATGCAATGCGTATCTGGTTGGACCCTTCAAAACTTCACTCTTATAATCTTATGCCCTCAGATATAGCAACAGCAGTTAAAAATCAAAATGTACAAGTATCAGCTGGAAGTATAGGTTCACTACCTTCTCTTCCTAATCAACAACTAAATGCAACAGTAACTGCTGAATCAAAACTACAAACGCCTGAAGAGTTTGAGAATATCATAATAAAGTATGACTCAAATGGAGCAATTGTTCATCTTTCAGATGTAGCGAGAGTTGAAATAGGAAATGAATCATACAAAGCTATATCAAGACTAAATAAACACCCATCTTCAGGTCTTGCGGTTATGTTATCTTCAGGGGCAAATGCCTTATCAACAGCTGAAAGAGTAAAATCTGTTTTAGCCTCTTTGCAACATAGTATGCCAGATGGTTATAAAATTGCCTATCCTGTTGATAGTACAAAATTTATTCGTATCTCAATTGAAGAGGTTGTAAAAACACTTATTGAAGCGATCATCTTAGTTGTATTAGTTGTTTTTATTTTCCTTCAAAGTTGGCGTGCAACAATAATACCTACTATTGCTGTTCCTGTTGTACTTTTAGGAACTTTTGGAATTCTTCAAATCTTTGGATACTCTATAAATACCCTTACAATGTTTGGTATGGTTCTATCCATTGGATTACTTGTTGATGATGCCATTGTTGTAATTGAAAACGTTGAAAGAATTATGAGAGAAAAAGGTATTAGTGCAAGGGAAGCAACCATTCAATCAATGAAAGAAGTAAGTACAGTATTAGTGGGAATTGCAGCTGTTTTATCTGCTGTTTTCCTCCCAATGGCATTTTTTGATGGCTCAACTGGTGTTATTTATAGACAATTCTCTATTACAATAGTATCTTCAATGTTATTATCAGTTGTTGTTGCTCTAACATTAACTCCAGCACTTTGTGCTTCTTTGTTAAACTCAAATCATTTAGATAGTAAATCTGGATTTTTTAAATGGTTTAATAGTAGTTTTCATTCTATGACAAAAAAATATGAAAAAAGTGTTTCAAAAATACTAAAAGAACCTATTAGATGGGCTTTTATATATGTAGTTCTTGTAGCTTCAATGTTAGTTTTAATTTATAGGTTGCCTACAAGTTTTTTACCACTTGAAGACCAAGGTAGAGTAATGGCTCAAATTTCACTACCTGAAGGTGCATCAATGAAAAGAACTCAAGAGGTAATCAAAGGAGTAGAAAACTATTTTTTAACAAAAGAGAAAGATAGTGTGGAAAATGTCTTTACAATTTCTGGATTTAATTTTAGTGGTAGTGGTCAAAATGCAGGGATGGTTTTTCTTTCATTAAAAGATTGGGAGGAAAGAGACAGTTCTACAAATAGTGCAGGTGCCATAGTAAATAGAGCCAACAAAGAGCTCTCAAAAATTAGAGATGCTTCAATTTTTGCACTGAATCCACCATCAATTAGAGGATTAGGAAATTCCAATGGATTTACTTTCCAACTTCAAGCAACAGCTGGAACAAATAGAGAGACATTAAAAGAGATGAGAGACACCCTATTGGTAAATGCCTCAAACAACCCTTTATTAACAGGAGTTAGATTAGGAAGTTTTACAGAAACACCACAACTACATGTGAATATTGACCACAAAAAGGCTGTTTCATTAGGAGTTAATTTATCAGACATTGATTCCGTATTAAATACAGCTTGGGCAGGAACTTATATAAATGACTTTATAGATAGAGGTAGAGTTAAAAAAGTATATATGCAAGGTGATGCTCCTTTTCGTTCAGAACCAGATGATTTAAATAAATGGTATGTTTCAAACAATGCAGGAGAAGATATGACTCCTTTTTCATCTTTTGCAACAACAAAATGGAGTTATGGTCCAGAGAGTTTATCAAGATATAATGGTTTGGCAGCTTATGAAATACAAGGTTCAGGAGCTCCGGGAATTAGTTCAGGTATAGCAATGGAAGAGATGGAAAAATTAGAAAAAGAACTACCAAAAGGGACTACTTCTTCATGGAGTGGGTTATCATATCAAGAGAAACAATCTAGCGGTCAAAGTATTTTTCTATATGCTGTCTCTATTTTAGTTGTATTTTTATGTCTTGCTGCGCTTTATGAAAGCTGGTCAATACCATTTTCTGTTTTATTAGTTATCCCTTTAGGAGTTATTGGAGCCGTTGCAATAACTACATTAAGAGGTTTAGACAATGATGTATATTTCCAAGTTGCACTTCTTACTGTAATTGGACTCTCTTCTAAAAATGCAATTTTAATTGTTGAGTTTGTTGAGATGAGTTATAAAAAAGGGCACTCTTTAATGGAAGCTGCAATTGAAGGAGCAAGACTTAGATTTAGACCTATTTTGATGACCTCAATTGCTTTTATTGTTGGTGTTCTTCCCCTTGCAGTTTCAACAGGAGCTGGAGCAAATAGTAGAATAGCTATTGGTACAGGTATTGTAGGTGGAACTCTTAGTGCAACAATTCTTGGAGTATTTATGATTCCACTCTTTTTTATCTTTGTAACTTCAATTTTTAGAAAAAATAAAGAGATAGAATTAAACAGTATAAAAAATGGAGAGTTAACAAATGAAAACAAATAA
- a CDS encoding MarR family winged helix-turn-helix transcriptional regulator, with protein sequence MNRKSLISYGEKTDKAMKSWVQVSKTFNRFFAQELKYFSEHDLTFIQFKVLEVLYHRGDLNIGAITKLTLSTPGNITVVVKNLKKGGWITSIVDPNDKRASILSITEKGKEKMKSLFPQHAQNILSYMGVLDEDELDTLYDLLRKIYKS encoded by the coding sequence ATGAATAGAAAAAGTCTAATCAGTTATGGTGAGAAAACAGATAAAGCTATGAAATCTTGGGTTCAAGTTTCAAAAACTTTTAATCGTTTTTTTGCACAAGAACTTAAATACTTTTCTGAACATGATTTAACTTTCATTCAATTTAAAGTATTGGAAGTTCTTTACCACAGAGGTGATTTAAATATAGGAGCAATAACTAAATTAACACTTAGTACTCCAGGTAATATCACTGTAGTTGTAAAGAATTTAAAAAAAGGTGGGTGGATAACTTCAATTGTTGACCCTAATGATAAGAGAGCAAGTATATTATCAATAACAGAAAAAGGAAAAGAGAAAATGAAATCACTTTTTCCTCAACATGCCCAAAATATTCTTTCATATATGGGTGTTTTAGATGAAGATGAACTTGATACTCTTTACGACTTACTTAGGAAAATTTATAAATCATAA
- a CDS encoding pirin family protein — MLRKISKEGMGKSNLGWLNSRFHFSFANYYNPDNINFGVLRVINDDLIEPKSGFDSHPHSDMEIISYIIDGEITHKDSMGNEEVLKRGEVQYLSAGSGIFHSEFNQHDSKILRLLQIWILPPKKSLPKLYGSYKFKKEQREDKFLNIVSSQEGEAPIKLYQDVNIYVSELKKEKKLTFDILKNRQIYFVQIEGSSNINGEILNFGDALEIQKEDTIEIEALENSHFLFIEMKEE; from the coding sequence ATGTTAAGAAAAATATCAAAAGAAGGTATGGGGAAATCAAACCTTGGATGGTTAAATAGTAGATTTCATTTCTCTTTTGCTAATTATTACAACCCAGATAATATAAACTTTGGAGTATTAAGAGTTATAAATGATGATTTGATTGAACCAAAAAGTGGTTTTGACAGTCACCCTCACTCTGATATGGAGATTATCTCTTATATCATTGATGGAGAGATTACTCACAAAGACTCAATGGGAAATGAAGAGGTATTAAAAAGAGGAGAAGTACAATATTTAAGTGCAGGAAGTGGAATATTTCATAGTGAATTTAACCAGCACGATTCAAAAATATTAAGACTTCTTCAAATTTGGATTTTACCTCCTAAAAAATCACTTCCAAAACTTTATGGCTCATATAAATTTAAAAAAGAGCAAAGAGAAGATAAATTTTTAAATATAGTTTCATCTCAAGAGGGTGAAGCACCAATAAAATTGTACCAAGATGTAAATATTTATGTTAGCGAACTAAAAAAAGAGAAAAAACTTACCTTTGATATTCTCAAAAACAGACAAATATATTTTGTACAAATTGAGGGTTCATCTAATATAAATGGAGAAATTTTAAATTTTGGAGATGCTTTAGAGATACAAAAAGAAGATACAATAGAGATAGAAGCTTTAGAAAATTCTCATTTTCTATTTATTGAGATGAAAGAAGAATAA
- a CDS encoding DODA-type extradiol aromatic ring-opening family dioxygenase — protein sequence MLPALFISHGSPQLMTMNNSTTNFLKKVSSTYKRPKYILVISAHWVTNDLNILYEESPSLIYDFYNFPKELYELTYNANSSIEKSDEIITSLEKAGFKVNKNTSRGGYDHGVWSPLRFLYPNAEIPVIQLSLPYSFNQYELFKVGEVLKSFREDMLIIGSGSITHNLSDLSWGDENSKVKKYAKEFHDWLIEKLENAEYKLLLDQFATAPYLKLNHPTLDHILPLFVVLGSSSNKKGESLHNEYMYGNLSMDTIIFKE from the coding sequence ATGTTACCAGCACTATTTATATCTCATGGGTCACCACAGTTGATGACAATGAATAACAGTACAACAAATTTTTTAAAAAAAGTATCATCAACATATAAAAGACCCAAATATATTTTGGTAATATCAGCGCATTGGGTGACAAATGATTTGAATATTTTATATGAAGAGTCACCCTCTTTAATATATGATTTTTACAATTTTCCAAAAGAGTTATATGAATTAACTTACAATGCAAATAGCAGTATTGAAAAAAGTGATGAGATTATAACTTCTTTAGAAAAAGCTGGATTTAAAGTAAATAAGAATACTTCAAGAGGTGGTTATGACCATGGTGTATGGTCACCACTTAGATTCCTATATCCTAATGCAGAGATACCTGTAATACAGCTATCTTTGCCATATAGTTTTAATCAATATGAACTATTCAAAGTAGGTGAAGTTTTAAAAAGTTTTAGAGAAGATATGCTTATTATAGGAAGTGGTTCTATCACCCATAATCTCTCAGATTTATCTTGGGGTGATGAAAATAGCAAAGTTAAAAAATATGCAAAAGAGTTTCATGATTGGTTAATTGAAAAATTAGAAAATGCAGAGTATAAACTCCTTTTGGATCAGTTTGCAACTGCACCATATCTAAAATTAAACCATCCAACACTGGATCATATTTTGCCACTATTTGTAGTTCTTGGAAGCTCTTCAAATAAAAAAGGAGAGAGTCTACACAACGAATATATGTATGGAAATCTATCTATGGATACGATTATTTTTAAGGAGTAA
- a CDS encoding efflux RND transporter periplasmic adaptor subunit yields MYKISMKNYLFISLLGLMTIFTGCSEQTKKEEVQKKITEVGTFTINQQEIVLRKELPGRTVIALTSEIRPQVGGIIEDQLFVEGSTVKKGDILYKIDSSRYEATYNEAKAAYKNVLADVEAAKLKDSRYEELLKIEGVSKEDYEDVHVAYLQALASVDEKEAAMQSAKIDLEHTKIKSPISGHIGISSVTKGALVTASQTSALATVRSLDPIYVDFTQSSVQMLKLKKLLTQDGIEKASPTVKLKLEDGSIYEEKGEFKLQELVVNEDTGSVTLRAEFPNSKNILLPGMYVNIIVNEAINKKAILVPQQGITFDVKGYPTALIVNTNGEVEKHNVVIDRALDNFWLIKNGLNVGDHLIVEGLNKIKTSQKVKEVDLSSKFIYSNSEVK; encoded by the coding sequence ATGTATAAGATAAGCATGAAAAATTATCTCTTTATTAGCTTGCTTGGATTAATGACAATCTTCACTGGTTGTTCTGAACAAACAAAAAAAGAAGAAGTTCAAAAAAAGATAACTGAAGTTGGCACATTTACAATCAATCAACAAGAAATTGTTTTAAGAAAAGAGCTGCCAGGAAGAACTGTTATAGCTCTCACATCAGAAATTCGCCCACAAGTGGGAGGAATAATTGAAGATCAACTATTTGTTGAAGGTTCAACCGTTAAAAAAGGCGATATATTATATAAAATAGACTCTTCAAGGTATGAGGCAACTTACAATGAAGCAAAAGCTGCATACAAAAACGTTTTAGCAGATGTAGAAGCTGCAAAATTAAAAGATTCAAGATATGAAGAACTACTAAAAATTGAAGGTGTATCAAAAGAAGATTACGAAGATGTTCATGTGGCATATTTACAAGCACTTGCAAGTGTTGATGAAAAAGAAGCCGCAATGCAAAGTGCAAAAATCGATTTAGAACATACAAAAATAAAATCTCCAATTTCAGGTCATATTGGGATATCAAGTGTTACAAAAGGTGCCTTAGTTACAGCTTCACAAACAAGTGCACTTGCAACAGTTAGATCACTTGATCCAATCTATGTTGATTTCACACAATCAAGTGTACAAATGCTAAAACTAAAAAAACTTCTAACACAAGATGGTATAGAAAAAGCCAGCCCAACTGTAAAATTAAAACTGGAAGATGGTTCTATATATGAAGAAAAAGGTGAGTTCAAACTCCAAGAGTTAGTTGTTAATGAAGATACAGGTTCTGTTACTTTAAGAGCAGAATTCCCAAACTCTAAAAATATACTTCTTCCTGGAATGTATGTAAATATCATTGTAAATGAAGCAATTAATAAAAAAGCAATTTTAGTTCCCCAACAAGGTATTACTTTTGATGTAAAAGGCTATCCTACAGCATTGATTGTTAATACAAATGGTGAAGTTGAAAAACATAATGTAGTAATTGATAGAGCACTAGATAATTTTTGGTTAATAAAAAATGGTCTTAATGTTGGTGACCACTTGATTGTTGAAGGCTTAAATAAAATTAAAACCAGCCAAAAAGTTAAAGAAGTTGATCTTTCATCAAAATTTATATACTCTAACTCAGAAGTAAAATAA
- a CDS encoding pyridoxal-phosphate-dependent aminotransferase family protein, with product MLLTPGPTPVPEFVRKAMADETIHHRTPEFEKIFEQTRELLFELYGMDEVVMLASSGSGAMEACVTNLTHKKALTINSGKFGERFGKICKAFDIDFIEIKHEWNTPVSVEEVVEIVKKDKDIDAIFIQLCESAGGLRHPVEEIAKEVKKINPNISIIADGITAIGVEKIDATNLDAVITGSQKALMLPPGLAIIGLSNSAVAKIEKKSRGFYFNLATEIKKQRTNTTAWTAATTLIIGLKAVLVHLKENGGFEKLYEDTAARAKATREALKAIGCEIYPKVPADAMTTIYSEHAAAIRKILKTKYNANIAGGQDDIKNLIFRINHMGLVADFEASWAVNAVELAMDELGLRTFDGTANKVFSENMFKGK from the coding sequence ATGCTTTTAACACCAGGACCGACTCCTGTACCAGAATTTGTTAGAAAAGCTATGGCGGATGAGACTATCCATCATAGAACACCAGAGTTTGAAAAGATTTTTGAGCAAACAAGAGAACTATTGTTTGAATTATATGGAATGGATGAAGTAGTTATGCTAGCTTCAAGCGGTTCAGGTGCTATGGAAGCATGTGTAACCAATCTTACTCATAAAAAAGCCCTTACAATCAATTCAGGAAAATTTGGTGAAAGATTTGGAAAAATCTGCAAAGCTTTTGATATAGATTTTATTGAGATAAAACATGAATGGAACACACCAGTTAGTGTTGAAGAAGTAGTTGAAATAGTAAAAAAAGATAAAGATATTGATGCAATATTTATTCAACTATGTGAGAGTGCAGGGGGATTAAGACACCCTGTAGAAGAGATTGCAAAAGAGGTTAAAAAAATTAATCCAAATATCTCTATTATTGCTGATGGTATCACTGCAATTGGAGTTGAAAAAATTGATGCAACAAACTTAGATGCAGTTATTACTGGAAGCCAAAAAGCTTTAATGCTTCCTCCAGGACTTGCAATTATTGGATTATCAAATAGTGCAGTTGCAAAAATTGAGAAAAAATCAAGAGGTTTTTACTTTAACCTAGCAACTGAGATTAAAAAACAAAGAACAAATACAACAGCATGGACAGCAGCTACAACTCTAATTATTGGACTTAAAGCTGTTTTGGTTCATTTAAAAGAGAATGGTGGATTTGAAAAATTGTATGAGGATACAGCAGCTAGAGCAAAAGCAACAAGAGAGGCTTTAAAAGCTATTGGTTGTGAAATTTATCCAAAAGTACCAGCAGATGCAATGACAACAATCTACAGTGAACATGCAGCAGCAATTAGAAAAATATTAAAAACGAAATATAATGCAAATATTGCTGGTGGACAAGATGATATTAAAAATTTAATTTTTAGAATCAATCATATGGGACTTGTAGCGGATTTTGAAGCTTCATGGGCAGTAAATGCTGTTGAATTAGCTATGGATGAGTTAGGACTAAGAACATTTGATGGAACGGCAAACAAGGTATTCTCAGAGAATATGTTTAAAGGGAAGTAA